The genomic stretch TATGTGGTCCTTATCACCACCGTGATTGCCGCAACATTCTTGGGAATAGTCGATGTGAGCATTACAAAGTTGATACAACCATTACTGCGTGGATAAAAATATGACTGTGGAAGCAGCAGAAAAGAAATGGTACGTTGTCCACACCTATTCTGGCTATGAACAGAAAGTGAAAGAGGCCTTGGAAGATGTTATCAAGACGGCCAACATGGATGATTATTTCGGAGAAATAATTGTTCCATCCGAAGTAATTATGGAGAGGGTGAAAGGTAATATCAAGAAATCCCAGAGGACGGTTTTTCCCGGTTATATCATTGTGAACATGCTAATGAACAACGATACCTGGTATCTGGTCCGGAGCACTCCAAAGGTAACCGGTTTCGTAGGATACGATAAGATGAATCCCCCTCCTTTACCTGATAAAGAAGTGAAGGATATTATCTATGCAATCCAGGAAGGCAAAGGAAAGATCAGGCCGAAGATACGCTTCGAAAAAGGTGACACCATCAAGGTGACGGAAGGGCCCTTTATGAATTTCACCGGCACGGTGGAAGAGATAAAGCCCGAGAAAGGAAAAGTAAAAGTACTCCTCAACATCTTCGGCAGGACCACGCCGGTAGAACTGGATTTTATACAGATTGAAAAAACGTAAAGGAGTTTGAGATGGCGAAAAAAGTTGTTGCTATGGTGAAATTGCAGTTGCAAGCAGGTCAGGCAACCCCTTCACCGCCTGTTGGGCCGGCCCTTGGCCAGCACGGTGTTAATATAATGGAATTCTGCAAGGCTTTTAATGAAAAGACGAAAAGCCAGGAAGGTACGGTTATCCCGGCTCACATTACCATTTTTTCCGACAGAACCTTCACCTTTGTGACCAAGACGCCTCCCGCGACGTTTCTTATTAAAAGAGAGGCAAAACTGGCGAAAGGCGCGAGCAATCCAAAAAAAGAAGTGGCGGGCAGTATCACGAAATCACAGGTAAGAGAGATTGCCCAGTTGAAGATGCAGGATCTCAATGCGAAGGATATGGAGGGAGCCGTTAAGATTATTGAAGGCTCTGCGAGGAGTATGGGGCTTGAAGTAGTGGAAGGATAAAAAAATCAGCTATCGTTGAGATGGCTATCAGCATGTAGCAAAAAGAAGCCGTGCCTCTGGTACGGTTTTCCGCTTGATTCGCTGACCGATGACCGCTAAGAAAAAGGAGTAATTAATGGCAAAGGAAGCTAAGAAGTATGCGGAGGCCAAACAGAAAGTAGACAGGGAGAAGAGGTACATGATGGATGAGGCCATGGACCTACTGCCTGGAATCTGCTATGCAAAATTTGATGAGACGGTGGAGTTGGCGCTGCGTTTGGGAGTTGATCCGCGACACGCCGACCAGATGGTAAGAGGAAGCGTGGTCCTGCCCAACGGTTTGGGCAAGAAAGTGCGGGTCCTTGTTTTCGCTAAAGGACAAAAAGAAAAGGAAGCCGAAGAAGCCGGTGCGGATTTTATCGGTGCCGAAGATCTGATCGACAAAATTCAAAAAGGTTGGACTGATTTTGACAAAACTATCGCTACGCCCGATATGATGGGCCAGGTGAGTAAGCTCGGCAAGATCCTTGGTCCGCGTGGGCTTATGCCGAACCCGAAGGTGGGCACGGTTACCTTTGAGATAGGCAAAACCGTGAAGGAAATGAAGGCAGGCAGAGTAGAGTTCAGAGTTGACAAGGCCGGCAATCTTCACATTCCTGTGGGAAAAGTAAGTTTCGGGAAAGAAAAACTGCTAGAGAACGTAAATTCACTTATTGACGCCGTTATTAGGCTCAAGCCTCCTTCCAGCAAAGGAACCTATATAAAAGGCATTGCCGTCTCCACTACAATGAGTCCCGGAATAAAAGTCGACCCTGCTTATGCGCGGAGTCTGACGAGATAGGGAAAAGGTCAGAGAAAGTAGGTGCTCATATGTCAGTTAAACGATTACGGCCTACTGAGACTTTACACACATTGCCGTCTCCCTGACTTTCCATACATATTATATTAGAAAGGAGGGATGAAAACCATTGGAAAGACAAAAAAAAGAGCAAGTAGTTGAAGAACTCGGCGCTAAGCTTAAAGAGTTGAACTACATGTTCCTCACGGAGTACAGCGGTATGAACGTCGCTCAGTTGACCAAGCTTAGGCGAGAACTGAGGGGCGTGGATGCCGAGTTCAGCGTGGTCAAGAACAGCCTTCTGAGGATCGCGTCGGAAGGTACTAAGGCCGAAGCCCTGAAGGATCGGTTTGCCGGTCCCAACGCGATTATCTGCATCAATAAGGACCCCACGAGCACCGCAAAAGTGATCGCAGGGTTGTCGAAAGAGATGCCGAATTTGAAGCTCAAGGCGGGTTACCTTGGAGACAGGGCGATAAGCGTCGAAGAGATCCTGAAGCTCGCGACGCTGCCGTCAAGAGAGGCGCTTATTGGCCAACTAATGGGACTGTTGCAGGGTATGCCGCAACGGCTCGTTTATGTGCTGTCAGGCAATCTTAATAAGCTTATGTGGACGTTGAATGCGATAAAAACCAAAAAAGAAGAAGCAGCGTAAAGGAGGAGATGAATGGGCGCTACAAAAGAAGAGGTAATACAGTTTATCGAGAACATGACGGTTCTTGAACTTTCCGATTTCATAAAGGCGTTGGAGGAGAAGTTTGGGGTATCTGCAGCAATGCCCGTGATGGCCGCTGCAGCAGGAGCGTCGGTAGCCGCCGCCGCAGCCACACCGGCAGAAGAACAGACAGAGTTTAACGTGATCCTGACAGGGTATGATGCAGATAAGAAGATCCAGGTGATCAAGGTCGTAAGGCAGATCACAAGCTTGGGTCTCAAGGAAGCAAAGGACTTGGTCGAGGGCGTGCCCAAACCAGTAAAAGAAGCCGTTTCAAAGGACGAAGCAGCCAATATCAAGAAGATGCTTGAAGAGGTAAGCGGCCAGATAAAAGTAGAGTAGAGGGTATCAGTTGTGACAGACAATCGAGATGCAGCGTATAACGGTCATTATGGCTGTTATACGCTGATCCGTTAAGAGGTGAACAAAAATTATGAGGGAAACCTTTAACAATAGGATCTTTAGAAAAAATTACGGGAAGATAAAGGGAATACTTGATATCCCCAACCTGATAGAAATCCAGCTTGATTCCTACGAGAAGTTTCTCCAGACAGATATCCCCTTCGACAGACGGGACAATGTGGGGTTGCAGGCGGTATTCAACAGTGTATTTCCCATGAAAGATTCCCACGACACCACTTCCCTTGAATTTGTGAAGTATGAGATAGGTGAACCGAAAAACACGGAAGAAGAGTGCCTCGTAAGAGGACTCAACTTTGCCGCGCCAATGAAGGTGACGATACGGCTTGTGGTGTGGAATGTGGACCCTGAAAAGACCAGAGACATCAGGGCGATCAAAGAGCAAGATGTATATTTCGGAGAGATCCCCCTTATGACTGAAAGGGGTACATTTATCATCAACGGCACTGAAAGGGTTATTGTAAGTCAGCTTCACAGGTCTCCAGGCGTCTATTTTGATACCGATCAGTCGAAAGTGCCCTTAAGCGGGACTGTTTCATATACGGCACGGATAATCCCATACCGGGGCTCCTGGCTTGATTTTGAATTTGATTCCAAAGAGTTCGTGTATGTGAGAATAGATAAAAAAAAGAAGATACCCGCCACACTGCTCCTAAAATCTTTAGGGTATTCGGAAAAAGAGGTACTTGATTACTTCTACGACAAAGAAATTGTACACATAAAGGATAACAAGCTTTTTAAAGAGACACTTCCGGCGCTCCTCGTCGGCCAGAAAGCGCCTTCCGATATCGTGAATACGGCCACGAAGGAAGTTCTGGTAAAAAAGCACAAGAAAATCACCAAAACGGTACTCAAAAAAATGGAGCACGCCCATATCACCGAGATCCAAGTGGAAGAAGATGACGTGGTGGGCAGGATCACGGCGGACACGGTTATGGATCCCCATACCAAAGAGATCCTCATTCCCATTAACAGGGAGATCACGAAGGAAGACCTGGCCAAGGTGATAAGCAAGGGTGTGACTAATTTCGATGTACTCTTCATTGATAATCTCACCGTAAGCTCGTCGCTTCGCAATACACTTCTTACGGACAAGACCTCGACGAAAGAGGAATCGCTCCTTGAGATATACAGGAAACTTAGGCCGGGAGACCC from Syntrophobacterales bacterium encodes the following:
- the rplA gene encoding 50S ribosomal protein L1, which produces MAKEAKKYAEAKQKVDREKRYMMDEAMDLLPGICYAKFDETVELALRLGVDPRHADQMVRGSVVLPNGLGKKVRVLVFAKGQKEKEAEEAGADFIGAEDLIDKIQKGWTDFDKTIATPDMMGQVSKLGKILGPRGLMPNPKVGTVTFEIGKTVKEMKAGRVEFRVDKAGNLHIPVGKVSFGKEKLLENVNSLIDAVIRLKPPSSKGTYIKGIAVSTTMSPGIKVDPAYARSLTR
- the nusG gene encoding transcription termination/antitermination protein NusG — its product is MTVEAAEKKWYVVHTYSGYEQKVKEALEDVIKTANMDDYFGEIIVPSEVIMERVKGNIKKSQRTVFPGYIIVNMLMNNDTWYLVRSTPKVTGFVGYDKMNPPPLPDKEVKDIIYAIQEGKGKIRPKIRFEKGDTIKVTEGPFMNFTGTVEEIKPEKGKVKVLLNIFGRTTPVELDFIQIEKT
- the rplJ gene encoding 50S ribosomal protein L10, which gives rise to MERQKKEQVVEELGAKLKELNYMFLTEYSGMNVAQLTKLRRELRGVDAEFSVVKNSLLRIASEGTKAEALKDRFAGPNAIICINKDPTSTAKVIAGLSKEMPNLKLKAGYLGDRAISVEEILKLATLPSREALIGQLMGLLQGMPQRLVYVLSGNLNKLMWTLNAIKTKKEEAA
- the rplK gene encoding 50S ribosomal protein L11, coding for MAKKVVAMVKLQLQAGQATPSPPVGPALGQHGVNIMEFCKAFNEKTKSQEGTVIPAHITIFSDRTFTFVTKTPPATFLIKREAKLAKGASNPKKEVAGSITKSQVREIAQLKMQDLNAKDMEGAVKIIEGSARSMGLEVVEG
- the rplL gene encoding 50S ribosomal protein L7/L12, whose amino-acid sequence is MGATKEEVIQFIENMTVLELSDFIKALEEKFGVSAAMPVMAAAAGASVAAAAATPAEEQTEFNVILTGYDADKKIQVIKVVRQITSLGLKEAKDLVEGVPKPVKEAVSKDEAANIKKMLEEVSGQIKVE